Proteins from a single region of Haloarcula laminariae:
- a CDS encoding HAD family hydrolase: MAVSFDLFGTLVAADRPDEPWDAVAASLDRRGVAVPADWEAAYRSAHREYDRGREAPLDEHVRLALDSRGVEVTAATAREAVLAAFDGPVSRRDGAHDALAAAADRGPVAVCSNCSVPGLVERTLARVDFAGDALDAVVTSVACGWRKPHPRIFEATADALGVPLSALVHVGDDARTDGGAGRAGARSVLLADTPLPTVASRLREGRL; the protein is encoded by the coding sequence GTGGCTGTTTCGTTCGACCTCTTCGGGACGCTCGTCGCGGCCGACCGGCCCGACGAGCCCTGGGACGCCGTGGCCGCCAGTCTCGACCGGCGCGGAGTCGCCGTGCCCGCAGACTGGGAGGCGGCCTACCGGTCCGCCCACCGCGAGTACGACCGCGGTCGGGAGGCACCGCTCGACGAACACGTCCGACTCGCTCTGGACAGCCGCGGCGTCGAGGTCACGGCAGCGACCGCTCGCGAGGCCGTCCTGGCAGCCTTCGACGGGCCGGTGTCCCGACGCGACGGCGCTCACGACGCGCTCGCGGCGGCGGCCGACCGCGGCCCGGTCGCCGTCTGCTCGAACTGCAGCGTCCCGGGGCTGGTCGAGCGGACGCTCGCACGCGTCGACTTCGCCGGCGACGCGCTCGACGCCGTCGTGACGAGCGTGGCCTGTGGCTGGCGCAAGCCCCACCCCCGAATCTTCGAGGCGACTGCCGACGCCCTCGGCGTGCCCCTCTCGGCCCTGGTCCACGTCGGCGACGACGCCCGCACGGACGGGGGCGCGGGGCGGGCGGGCGCACGGTCGGTACTGCTCGCCGACACGCCGCTTCCGACCGTCGCGTCGCGGCTCCGGGAGGGGCGGCTGTGA
- a CDS encoding alpha/beta hydrolase — protein sequence MRIRIYDDGAGADEAVRDCLFVLGWGNRCRHDNVQWLVDRLARRYRVHVAELPTHITDFEREWVAPLESYAADLDRFDLLGHSAGGLAAAHLDADGAGNRVYLSPWWGSDYPLPDAVFRAVTSLPISTPVLPFSDLGADALGALATDQQLADGPAAASPAFLRTVDRAQRRLPPAREDAVAFCTLTDAIVDPRAIGHRLPADRIRLYDGGHELFSSPARESLTGTVLDSLSEGPSALGSGPAP from the coding sequence ATGCGGATTCGGATTTACGACGACGGCGCCGGCGCTGACGAGGCGGTGCGGGACTGCCTGTTCGTCCTCGGCTGGGGCAACCGCTGTCGCCACGACAACGTCCAGTGGCTCGTCGACCGGCTGGCCCGGCGGTACCGCGTCCACGTCGCCGAGCTGCCGACACACATCACCGACTTCGAGCGCGAGTGGGTCGCGCCCCTCGAATCCTACGCCGCCGACCTCGACCGCTTCGACCTCCTGGGTCACAGCGCCGGCGGGCTGGCGGCGGCCCACCTCGATGCCGACGGCGCGGGCAACCGCGTCTATCTCAGCCCGTGGTGGGGCAGCGACTACCCGCTGCCCGACGCCGTCTTCCGGGCGGTCACCTCGCTTCCGATATCGACGCCCGTCCTTCCGTTCAGCGACCTCGGAGCCGACGCGCTTGGCGCTCTCGCCACCGACCAGCAGCTCGCGGACGGCCCCGCGGCCGCCTCGCCGGCCTTCCTCCGGACCGTCGACCGCGCACAGCGGCGGCTCCCGCCGGCCCGCGAGGACGCGGTCGCATTCTGTACGCTCACCGACGCCATCGTCGACCCGCGGGCTATCGGTCACCGGCTTCCGGCCGACCGCATCCGGCTGTACGACGGCGGCCACGAGCTGTTCTCCTCGCCCGCCAGGGAGTCGCTCACCGGGACGGTCCTCGACAGTCTCAGCGAGGGGCCATCGGCCCTCGGCTCCGGGCCGGCTCCGTAG
- a CDS encoding ATP-grasp domain-containing protein, translating to MTAALIPTGYETQGYTCVQSLSRHGIDTIIASEKPRVPAGASRHCTESLSVSDPRADLLAYRDDLLELARRPAVKTVVPIRPDGAYLLSRYRDEFEAATDLFVPSFDQFRTVADRLRLVEAAESGGVPVPSTARLGEVEEWSGEQIVKSRYNVLAEGVVPDREPTDMTVEKSLTHLAAGEAPDAEALSGAMGHEPIVQEYIPSTAEYMIGALYDHGEPLAMFQHRQIRGDTYAGGGGVYRESVAIPELEAAARALLDELDWHGLACIEYMRHEETGEFYLTEINPRMWQSLPSTVRAGADFPLYYWLAARGREDEIDCSYDLGVGTHSLHGELRHLLSIVRTDSSVVAKPPITRRAREILVSCLREPNFDYLTLDDPGPFIRGVRNELSWRR from the coding sequence ATGACTGCCGCGCTCATTCCGACTGGGTACGAGACACAGGGCTACACGTGTGTGCAGTCCCTCTCACGCCACGGTATCGATACCATCATCGCATCGGAGAAACCGAGGGTGCCGGCGGGCGCATCCAGGCACTGTACCGAGTCGCTATCGGTCAGTGACCCGCGAGCGGACCTGCTCGCGTACCGGGACGACCTGCTCGAACTCGCTCGACGACCGGCGGTAAAGACGGTCGTCCCCATCCGACCGGACGGCGCCTATCTCCTCTCGCGCTACCGGGACGAGTTCGAGGCCGCCACAGACCTCTTCGTCCCCTCGTTCGACCAGTTCCGCACGGTGGCCGACAGACTGCGGCTCGTCGAGGCGGCCGAGAGCGGGGGCGTCCCGGTCCCGTCGACGGCCAGGCTCGGCGAGGTCGAGGAGTGGTCGGGCGAACAGATTGTCAAGTCCCGGTACAACGTGCTCGCCGAGGGCGTCGTCCCGGACAGGGAGCCGACCGACATGACAGTCGAAAAGTCCCTGACACATCTCGCCGCGGGCGAGGCCCCCGACGCCGAGGCGTTGTCCGGGGCGATGGGTCACGAACCCATCGTCCAGGAGTATATCCCGTCGACGGCGGAGTACATGATCGGGGCGCTGTACGACCACGGCGAGCCGCTGGCGATGTTCCAGCACCGCCAGATTCGGGGCGACACGTACGCCGGCGGCGGCGGCGTCTACCGCGAGTCGGTGGCGATTCCCGAACTGGAAGCGGCCGCGCGGGCGCTGCTCGACGAACTCGACTGGCACGGGCTGGCCTGCATCGAGTACATGCGCCACGAGGAGACTGGGGAGTTCTACCTCACCGAGATCAACCCCAGAATGTGGCAGTCGCTCCCGTCGACCGTCCGGGCCGGCGCCGACTTCCCGCTGTACTACTGGCTCGCCGCGCGCGGTCGGGAAGACGAGATAGACTGTAGCTACGACCTCGGTGTCGGGACCCATTCACTCCACGGAGAGCTTCGACATCTCCTGAGTATCGTTCGGACCGACTCGTCGGTCGTGGCGAAGCCGCCCATCACACGGCGGGCGCGGGAGATACTCGTCTCCTGTCTGCGCGAGCCCAACTTCGATTATCTCACGCTCGACGACCCCGGGCCGTTCATCCGGGGAGTCAGAAACGAGCTGTCGTGGCGCCGGTGA
- the ncsA gene encoding tRNA 2-thiolation protein NcsA codes for MECDKCGSDAVLHAAYSGLYLCEDHLCRAVEKRLRRRVREDGLVPDDATPEDPETWVIGLSGGKDSVVLTHILHDVFERDPRIELVALSIHEGIEGYRDKSLEACEELTDDLGIRHKVVSYESEFGVQMDDVVEDDPEGMAACAYCGVFRRDVLSRYAEELGADKLLTGHNLDDEAETALMNFLEGDVDQIAKHFDASLGPFEGGDAPTDRTRANQDHHIPRAKPLRDVPEKEIALYARFRDLPAHITECPHSSEAYRGEIQELMLGLEENHPGTRHSIMAGYEKLAALAADAFGGEDSAKDFGECDNCGAPTARDICRKCNLIEALEAV; via the coding sequence ATGGAGTGTGACAAGTGCGGGTCCGACGCGGTGTTGCACGCGGCCTATTCGGGGCTCTATCTCTGTGAGGACCACCTCTGTCGGGCCGTCGAGAAACGGCTTCGTCGGCGGGTGCGCGAGGACGGACTCGTCCCCGACGACGCGACGCCCGAGGACCCCGAGACGTGGGTCATCGGGCTCTCGGGCGGCAAGGACAGCGTCGTCCTCACCCACATCCTCCACGACGTCTTCGAGCGGGACCCCCGAATCGAACTCGTCGCGCTCTCCATCCACGAGGGCATCGAGGGGTACCGCGACAAGAGCCTGGAGGCCTGCGAGGAGCTGACCGACGACCTGGGAATCCGCCACAAGGTCGTCTCCTACGAGTCCGAATTCGGCGTCCAGATGGACGACGTCGTCGAGGACGACCCCGAGGGGATGGCCGCCTGTGCCTACTGCGGCGTGTTCCGGCGGGACGTCCTCTCGCGGTACGCCGAGGAGCTGGGCGCGGACAAACTGCTGACCGGCCACAACTTAGACGACGAGGCCGAGACGGCGCTGATGAACTTCCTGGAGGGCGACGTCGACCAGATAGCCAAGCACTTCGACGCCTCGCTGGGCCCCTTCGAGGGCGGTGACGCCCCCACGGACCGGACCCGGGCGAACCAGGACCACCACATCCCCCGAGCGAAGCCCCTGCGCGACGTACCCGAGAAGGAGATAGCCCTCTACGCTCGCTTCCGTGACCTCCCGGCTCACATCACCGAGTGTCCCCACTCCTCGGAGGCCTACCGCGGCGAGATTCAGGAACTCATGCTCGGTCTGGAGGAGAACCATCCGGGCACGCGCCACTCCATCATGGCCGGCTACGAGAAACTCGCCGCGCTGGCGGCCGACGCGTTCGGCGGCGAAGACAGCGCGAAAGACTTCGGCGAGTGCGACAACTGCGGCGCGCCCACCGCTCGCGACATCTGTCGGAAGTGCAACCTGATTGAAGCGCTGGAAGCGGTCTGA
- the ftsZ gene encoding cell division protein FtsZ — translation MQDIVNEALERDEQEQQKLSDEDIDGFGDPRIVIVGCGGAGNNTVNRLYNIGVEGADTVAINTDKQHLKMIEADTKILVGKSLTNGLGAGGDPSMGERATEMAQGTIKEVLGDADLVFVTAGMGGGTGTGAAPVVSKIAKEQGAIVVGMVSTPFNVERARTVKAEEGLEKLRNEADSIIVLDNNRLLDYVPNLPIGKAFSVMDQIIAETVKGISETITQPSLINLDYADMTSIMNQGGVAVMLVGETQDKNKTEEVVKDAMNHPLLDVDYRGASGGLVHITGGPDLTLKEAEGIAQNITERLEASANVIWGARIQEEYKGKVRVMAIMTGVQSAQVLGPSTQKQANKSREAIQEVGDDTSFDASENFDEPSSAGSSAGYGETDGGRSQKEKNNGLDVVRTSE, via the coding sequence ATGCAGGACATCGTCAACGAAGCCCTCGAACGCGACGAGCAGGAACAGCAGAAGCTGTCCGACGAGGACATCGACGGGTTCGGCGACCCCCGAATCGTCATCGTCGGCTGCGGCGGCGCCGGCAACAACACCGTCAACCGCCTGTACAACATCGGCGTCGAGGGCGCCGACACCGTGGCCATCAACACGGACAAGCAGCACCTCAAGATGATCGAGGCCGACACGAAGATACTCGTCGGCAAATCCCTGACCAACGGGCTCGGCGCGGGCGGCGACCCCTCGATGGGCGAGCGCGCGACCGAGATGGCACAGGGGACCATCAAGGAAGTGCTGGGCGATGCCGACCTCGTCTTCGTCACCGCCGGCATGGGTGGCGGGACCGGGACCGGCGCAGCCCCCGTGGTCTCGAAAATCGCCAAGGAACAGGGCGCCATCGTCGTCGGCATGGTGTCGACGCCGTTCAACGTCGAGCGCGCCCGCACGGTGAAAGCCGAGGAGGGCCTGGAGAAGCTCCGCAACGAGGCCGACTCCATCATCGTGCTGGACAACAACCGCCTGCTGGACTACGTCCCGAACCTGCCCATCGGCAAGGCCTTCTCGGTGATGGACCAGATCATCGCCGAGACGGTAAAGGGCATCTCGGAGACGATTACCCAGCCCAGCCTCATCAACCTCGACTACGCCGACATGACATCCATCATGAACCAGGGCGGCGTCGCGGTGATGCTGGTGGGCGAGACCCAGGACAAGAACAAGACCGAGGAAGTGGTCAAGGACGCGATGAACCACCCCCTGCTGGACGTGGACTACCGCGGCGCGAGCGGCGGGCTCGTCCACATCACCGGCGGCCCGGACCTCACGCTGAAGGAGGCCGAGGGCATCGCCCAGAACATCACCGAGCGACTGGAAGCCTCGGCGAACGTCATCTGGGGCGCCCGCATCCAGGAGGAGTACAAGGGCAAGGTCCGCGTCATGGCCATCATGACCGGCGTCCAGTCCGCACAGGTGCTTGGCCCGTCCACCCAGAAGCAGGCCAACAAGTCCCGCGAGGCGATTCAGGAGGTCGGCGACGACACCTCCTTCGACGCCTCCGAGAACTTCGACGAGCCAAGCAGCGCCGGCAGCAGTGCCGGCTACGGCGAGACCGACGGCGGCCGCAGCCAGAAGGAGAAGAACAACGGTCTCGACGTCGTCCGGACGAGCGAGTAG
- a CDS encoding DUF7095 family protein → MDRAAAVARVEDIVETVESETMPVPVREVWVYGDVALGLDPVERLDVYVTKDILFKDAPERSDEFKRSHGVDGVGKTVRAEWADEHPDYLRANANGHAAPEKCLAAHLLPDSDEPIHLEVCNASFDDNVTQRLKGAMAREDYEQILDPRGACLWVEGQRSEEAFRKLRDGDFVLPTLSGALEMLGMDTGEADEAADAVRAYRNRQEGATVRGDVV, encoded by the coding sequence ATGGACCGCGCGGCCGCCGTCGCCCGCGTCGAGGATATCGTCGAGACTGTCGAGTCCGAGACTATGCCCGTCCCGGTCCGGGAGGTGTGGGTCTACGGCGACGTGGCACTGGGGCTCGACCCCGTCGAGCGGCTGGACGTCTACGTCACCAAGGACATCCTCTTCAAGGACGCCCCGGAGCGCAGCGACGAGTTCAAGCGGAGCCACGGCGTCGACGGCGTGGGCAAGACCGTCCGGGCCGAGTGGGCCGACGAACACCCCGACTACCTCCGGGCCAACGCGAACGGGCACGCCGCGCCCGAGAAGTGTCTCGCCGCCCACCTGCTGCCCGACAGCGACGAGCCGATTCATCTGGAAGTGTGCAACGCTTCCTTCGACGACAACGTCACCCAGCGGCTCAAGGGGGCGATGGCCCGCGAGGACTACGAGCAGATTCTCGACCCCCGCGGCGCGTGTCTGTGGGTAGAGGGACAGCGGTCCGAGGAGGCGTTCAGGAAGCTCCGGGACGGCGACTTCGTCCTGCCGACGCTGTCGGGGGCCCTGGAGATGCTGGGAATGGACACCGGCGAGGCCGACGAGGCCGCCGACGCCGTGCGGGCCTACCGGAATCGGCAGGAGGGGGCGACGGTTCGGGGCGACGTGGTGTAG
- a CDS encoding class I SAM-dependent methyltransferase, translated as MWADSREALVDLDLASCDRVLDVGCGTGELTRVCREESDADVVGLDADAGLLSSVPGQTVRGDATRLPFDTDSFDLVVCQALLINLPDPVAAVREFARVATDRVAAVEPNNGAVTVRSTVDSEPRLARRARERFLDGVDTDVELGADAADVFEAAGLDVVSTRRYDQELRVEPPYGDGAVRAARRKATGEGLATDRETILDGETTPEEYDALREQWREMGRDVVDQMRTDDYERRETVPFFVTVGRV; from the coding sequence ATGTGGGCCGACTCCCGCGAGGCGCTCGTCGACCTCGACCTGGCGTCGTGTGACCGCGTCCTCGACGTCGGCTGTGGCACCGGCGAACTGACGCGTGTCTGCCGCGAGGAGAGCGACGCCGACGTGGTGGGGCTGGACGCCGACGCCGGACTCCTGTCGTCGGTTCCGGGGCAGACCGTCAGGGGCGACGCGACGCGGCTCCCCTTCGACACCGACAGCTTCGACCTCGTGGTGTGTCAGGCGCTGCTCATCAACCTCCCGGACCCGGTCGCCGCCGTCCGGGAGTTCGCCCGGGTGGCCACCGACCGCGTCGCGGCCGTCGAGCCAAACAACGGCGCGGTCACGGTCCGCTCGACCGTCGACAGCGAGCCGCGGCTGGCCCGGCGCGCCCGCGAGCGCTTCCTCGACGGGGTCGACACCGACGTGGAGCTCGGTGCCGACGCCGCCGACGTATTCGAGGCGGCCGGCCTCGACGTCGTCTCGACTCGACGGTACGACCAGGAGCTACGCGTCGAGCCGCCCTACGGCGACGGCGCCGTCCGCGCCGCCCGACGGAAGGCCACCGGCGAGGGGCTGGCGACCGACCGGGAGACCATCCTCGACGGCGAGACCACGCCCGAGGAGTACGACGCCCTGCGCGAGCAGTGGCGCGAGATGGGGCGGGACGTGGTCGACCAGATGCGGACCGACGACTACGAGCGCCGGGAGACGGTCCCCTTCTTCGTCACCGTCGGTCGGGTTTGA
- a CDS encoding ribbon-helix-helix domain-containing protein: MERVTLRIPKQQIEEVEQMVETGEYPNRSEAIRSAVREMLSEQEGSERTSEKNEKRTWARV; the protein is encoded by the coding sequence ATGGAGCGTGTGACACTACGGATTCCGAAGCAGCAGATTGAAGAGGTCGAACAGATGGTCGAGACGGGGGAGTACCCCAACCGGAGTGAGGCGATCCGGTCGGCCGTCCGGGAGATGCTATCCGAGCAAGAGGGCTCGGAACGCACCTCCGAGAAAAACGAGAAGCGGACCTGGGCGAGGGTGTAA
- a CDS encoding FG-GAP repeat domain-containing protein, with protein sequence MGPQLSTASSERAISPVVGTVLFLAVVLLLVAISGALFLGLTEEQDPAPQARLALEPIESADDYRLVHESGDSITGSRVRIRGIEDPDTLAGTELTAGSEIRVTPTSETVRIIWEEQRQQPSSYILSTFDTTLSSSSSSASLPDGVVFTGATSGILNVSGDGGSKSVIPTPSAPQALGPASDVDGDGTIEVPYANSAGEIRLVDAAGNTETVASTIPSGSGIDNNKTRLTTGSWDGCSGVLFAGNDSRFYCSSVGNATAEIADPGDGSDAVAGVRDIDGDGDDEFVFVDGSQTLQYYDTPGGTPTVLSTTTLGSNTGVGGGSFGDFDDDGQLRVAYVDGSTNIHLVDAGSDTKIQGTDIDSGTTPTAAKSPVTAADVDGDGLDELVYVDASTGDLRYIDELDRPAGNWELQFLTADGSRVGGDVATGTV encoded by the coding sequence ATGGGTCCTCAGCTCTCCACTGCGTCCAGCGAGCGAGCGATATCTCCGGTCGTCGGCACCGTTCTGTTTCTGGCCGTCGTCCTGCTGTTGGTCGCCATCTCGGGCGCGTTGTTCCTCGGACTGACCGAGGAGCAAGACCCGGCCCCGCAGGCCCGACTGGCGCTGGAGCCGATAGAATCGGCCGACGACTACCGACTCGTCCACGAGTCCGGCGACTCGATTACCGGCAGCCGCGTCCGAATCCGTGGTATCGAGGACCCCGATACGCTCGCGGGCACCGAGCTGACCGCCGGGAGCGAGATACGCGTCACTCCCACCAGCGAGACGGTCCGTATCATCTGGGAGGAACAACGGCAGCAGCCCTCGTCGTACATCCTTTCGACGTTCGATACGACGCTGTCGTCGTCTTCCTCCAGCGCGTCGCTTCCCGACGGCGTGGTGTTTACCGGCGCGACCAGCGGAATCCTGAACGTCTCGGGCGACGGCGGGTCGAAATCCGTCATCCCGACCCCGTCCGCTCCGCAGGCGCTCGGCCCGGCCAGCGATGTCGACGGCGACGGCACTATCGAGGTGCCGTATGCGAACAGCGCCGGGGAGATTCGGCTCGTTGACGCCGCCGGCAACACGGAGACGGTCGCCTCGACTATCCCGTCGGGCTCCGGTATCGATAACAACAAGACACGGCTGACGACCGGGAGCTGGGACGGGTGTTCCGGCGTCCTCTTCGCCGGCAACGACAGCCGGTTCTACTGTTCGTCGGTCGGCAATGCCACGGCGGAGATCGCCGACCCCGGTGACGGTTCGGACGCGGTGGCCGGCGTCCGTGACATCGACGGCGACGGCGACGACGAGTTCGTCTTCGTCGACGGGAGTCAGACGCTCCAGTACTACGACACGCCGGGCGGAACGCCGACCGTGCTCAGCACGACGACACTCGGCTCCAACACCGGCGTCGGGGGCGGGTCGTTCGGTGACTTCGACGACGACGGCCAGTTGCGGGTGGCGTACGTCGACGGCAGCACCAACATCCACCTGGTCGATGCTGGGTCGGACACGAAAATCCAGGGGACCGACATCGACAGCGGGACCACGCCGACGGCCGCGAAGTCGCCCGTGACTGCGGCCGACGTCGACGGCGACGGGCTCGACGAACTGGTGTACGTCGACGCGTCCACTGGCGACCTGCGATACATCGACGAACTGGACCGACCGGCGGGTAACTGGGAACTGCAGTTCCTCACTGCGGACGGGAGCCGGGTAGGGGGCGACGTGGCGACGGGTACTGTCTAA
- a CDS encoding zinc ribbon domain-containing protein, with the protein MSKITFRADDALVDRLEEFDASKSQVMREALRAYLDEESESSSDADEPVTDTESIDALIADRVDALIADRLEPPRASRQPQDVNVNITLDADSGAVREESADSRHASDTAAEGETTGVSHDREGRKTAADGRENADTTRKKTGSETDSACAQCGENLASSHVYCPNCGEKASRRVFCDCGDELRSDWGFCPGCGRRTPAADVLEQSRSGANRE; encoded by the coding sequence ATGAGCAAGATAACGTTCCGCGCCGACGACGCCCTCGTCGACCGCCTCGAGGAGTTCGACGCCTCGAAGAGCCAGGTCATGCGCGAGGCGCTCCGTGCGTATCTCGACGAGGAGTCCGAGTCGTCGTCGGACGCGGACGAACCGGTCACCGACACCGAGAGCATCGACGCGCTCATCGCCGACCGCGTCGACGCGCTCATCGCCGACCGGCTGGAACCTCCGAGGGCGAGCCGCCAGCCCCAGGACGTAAATGTAAACATCACGCTCGACGCCGATAGCGGGGCTGTACGCGAAGAATCGGCCGACAGCAGACACGCGTCAGACACGGCCGCCGAGGGTGAGACGACGGGTGTATCACACGACCGCGAGGGCCGTAAGACAGCGGCCGACGGTCGTGAAAACGCGGACACGACCCGGAAGAAGACGGGGTCGGAGACCGACTCCGCGTGTGCCCAATGTGGCGAGAACCTGGCGTCCTCCCACGTTTACTGCCCGAACTGCGGGGAGAAGGCTTCCCGGCGCGTGTTCTGTGACTGCGGCGACGAGCTCCGTTCCGACTGGGGATTCTGTCCCGGCTGCGGACGACGGACCCCCGCAGCGGACGTGCTGGAGCAGTCCAGAAGTGGCGCAAACAGGGAGTAG
- a CDS encoding bacterio-opsin activator domain-containing protein, with amino-acid sequence MEYRPALDDIYAETLQVFTDSDEPTAPRTTPEVTAELDCGRRATHKRLQYLAETGELRTKKVGAGARVWWCPAGVDPPDERRLRELLTNAERLGDVGAWEYDIDDGELFWTDGARRIHGVESGYEPELETALDFFHPEDRPTMRRRFETCVETGAPYSAELRLITAADEERWVRVSGEAISGAGHELVRGYLQDITARKHRERLLESQRDNLEVLNNLNAVVRQLTDAVIDQSTRPEIEAATCEQLSASDSYRFAWIATIDPVTLELVPRVEHGCDGYLSDAGLTSNPTEPGGQGPAGRAVRTREMQLSRDVYADPDFEPWLDLAERYGYRSMAVIPIVFGETLYGVLGIYSERVDAFGAAEREVLEGIGEIVGHAIAAVERKQALLSDEIVELSFRLTDTRGRIGIPEWFEATVEFDSMLSLGDGVFLVYGTATGVERSSIERLTETASLRYIDDITVLRARGEGYDIEMTLVDPPVLSTVASVGGYVSTVTVTGDSTTMTVHLAADGDVSGAIDRITGVEADMEMLRRRQTTRSPRSLDSRLLDSLTDRQRAALDAAYFMGYFNWPRENAGPAVAERLGVSSSTFHQHLRKAESKLLDAVFE; translated from the coding sequence ATGGAGTACCGACCGGCGCTCGACGACATCTACGCCGAGACGCTGCAGGTGTTCACCGACAGCGACGAGCCGACGGCGCCACGGACCACACCGGAAGTCACTGCGGAGCTGGACTGCGGTCGCCGCGCGACCCACAAACGCCTCCAGTATCTCGCCGAGACAGGGGAGCTCCGAACGAAGAAGGTCGGCGCCGGCGCCCGCGTCTGGTGGTGTCCGGCCGGCGTCGACCCGCCGGACGAGCGCCGGCTCAGGGAGCTGCTGACCAACGCCGAGCGGCTGGGCGACGTCGGCGCCTGGGAGTACGACATCGACGACGGCGAGCTGTTCTGGACCGACGGCGCCCGCCGGATACACGGCGTCGAGAGCGGATACGAACCGGAGCTGGAGACGGCCCTGGACTTCTTCCACCCCGAGGACCGGCCGACGATGCGGCGGCGGTTCGAGACCTGCGTCGAGACGGGCGCGCCCTACAGCGCGGAGCTGCGCCTGATTACGGCGGCCGACGAGGAACGCTGGGTCCGCGTCTCCGGGGAAGCCATCTCCGGGGCCGGCCACGAGTTAGTCCGTGGCTACCTCCAGGACATCACCGCCAGGAAACACCGCGAGCGGCTCCTGGAGAGTCAACGCGACAACCTCGAGGTGTTGAACAACCTCAACGCCGTCGTCCGACAGCTCACCGACGCCGTCATCGACCAGTCGACCCGCCCCGAAATCGAGGCCGCGACCTGCGAGCAACTGAGCGCCTCCGACTCCTATCGGTTCGCCTGGATTGCGACGATAGACCCGGTCACCCTCGAACTCGTCCCGCGGGTGGAACACGGCTGTGACGGCTACCTGTCCGACGCCGGCCTGACCTCGAACCCGACGGAACCTGGCGGACAGGGGCCCGCCGGCCGGGCGGTCAGAACACGGGAGATGCAGCTCTCGCGCGACGTCTACGCCGACCCGGACTTCGAGCCCTGGCTCGACCTGGCCGAACGCTACGGCTACCGCTCGATGGCCGTCATCCCCATCGTCTTCGGGGAGACGCTGTACGGCGTCCTCGGCATCTACTCCGAGCGGGTCGACGCCTTCGGCGCGGCCGAGCGCGAGGTGCTCGAAGGCATCGGCGAGATAGTCGGACACGCCATCGCCGCGGTCGAACGCAAGCAGGCGCTGCTCTCCGACGAAATCGTCGAGCTCTCCTTCCGGCTCACCGACACCCGCGGCAGAATCGGCATCCCGGAGTGGTTCGAGGCCACCGTCGAGTTCGACAGCATGCTGTCGCTGGGCGACGGTGTGTTTCTCGTCTACGGGACAGCCACCGGCGTCGAGCGGTCGTCGATAGAGCGGCTCACGGAGACGGCGTCGCTCCGCTACATCGACGACATCACCGTGCTCAGGGCGCGGGGCGAGGGGTACGATATCGAAATGACGCTCGTCGACCCGCCGGTCCTCTCGACCGTCGCGAGCGTCGGCGGCTACGTCTCGACCGTCACCGTCACCGGCGACAGCACCACGATGACCGTCCACCTCGCGGCCGACGGGGACGTCTCCGGGGCCATCGACCGCATCACGGGCGTCGAGGCCGACATGGAGATGCTCCGGCGCCGACAGACGACTCGGTCGCCCCGCTCGCTCGACTCGCGGCTTCTCGACTCGCTGACCGACCGCCAGCGGGCGGCCTTGGACGCGGCGTACTTCATGGGCTATTTCAACTGGCCCCGCGAGAACGCCGGTCCGGCGGTGGCGGAGCGGCTCGGCGTGAGCTCGTCTACGTTCCACCAGCACCTCCGGAAGGCCGAGTCGAAGCTGCTCGACGCCGTCTTCGAGTGA